In the Bacillus sp. FJAT-42376 genome, TGAACGATACAGCGGGGATCTCGGATTGCTATGGATTGACGCCCACTCTGACTTGATGAGAATTCCCGGCTATGATTATGGTCATACTCTTCCCCTTGGAAATCTCCTCGGGGAGGGCGAAAAGGAGTTTGCAAGCTTCGTAACCACTCCCTTTAAACCTGAAAACGTCTTTATCGCAGGCCTGGCCGAACCTGCGCAGCAAGAAGCGGAAATCATCTCCAAGACGCTTGAGGAAAAAGGAATTGCGATACCGGATGATACGGAACTGGTAAACAGACTGGGGATCCGAACCGCGGGAGCTAAAGAGATTGCGGAAAGCATGGATTCGGTAAAATCATGGATAAAAGAGAGCGGCATTAAGTACCTGGCCATCCACCTTGACCTGGATGTGCTTGATCCGGCTGCCTTCCGTTCATTATTATTTGCCAATCCGGAAGCACCCTATCTTTATTCTCCTAAGGGAACGATGCAGATCCCCCGTCTCCTTGAATTAATGAACCTGGCGTCCAAGGAAGCAGAGGTTGTCGGATTAGGAATCACGGAGCATATGCCATGGGATGCTATTACATTGAAAAGCATGCTTAACTCGTTCCCATTGTTAGCGGATCCGATCTGATTGTTTGGCACAGGCAAGTAAGAAGAGTCCGCTGCTGCGGACTCTTCACTTGTTCACCTTATCTGAATGGATTGACCACATACTTCTTACTAAAGGTTCCCAGGCCGTCAAAATAGGCATCAGTCAGAGCTGCGGGATCCAATGCCATTGCTCCCCTTTCCTGGCTGTCATCCGAGTCATCCCACCCCCACGGAGCATTGGCTGCGTTATCTTTTCCGTTATCTCCTGCAAACGTTCCAAATGACGCGTACGTTTCACTGCTGCTTCGGCGTTCCCATAGTCCGCCCGGCTCTGTTACGGCAATCAGTTTATAGAAGGCATTTCGGTCATTTCCGCCGGAGGGTACGGTTCCTTCTGCAGCCGGTCTGTAAATCACTCCGTCATCGCCAGGGAATTCCTTCCCGTTCCATGCTTTCAGACCATGGCCTTTCGATTCCTGGAACGTTGCTGGTCTGCCATCCGACATCAGGATAGAACCGTCAATATTCTCTTCCCCGTTCGTGAGCGGGCTTCCAGCCGGTACAAATGAGTAAAAATGATTGTGTGCAACGGTAACCATTCCTTCAAGGATGCCTGTGGGGCTTCCATTTTTTCTGACAATCATCATGGCGCCTTCCATATCATTTTCATGAGTGTCCAGCCCGAAATCAGGATAGTCTGTCCAGTCTCTTGGATGATAAAAGCTGTAAATGATAAACCAGTGCGTTTCTGTCTCAGATACAGAATAGTAGGCACTCCCTTTTAGCCTGGCGGGATCCTTGGCCTGATTCTCCCAATTATTGCGCATGTTCCAGTCCCCGTCATAATTAGCGGCAGTCAGATAGTCAGCATCGTAATCGGTGCTGTCCGTATCCTGATAATGAACAGGTGCCCACTTCGTTGCAAGGTCCAGTTCGGATGCGTTCGCATGTCCTAATGCAAGAAAAGCAGCAATAAGTGAAATTAATATAGCTCCAGCGGTTTTCTTCACGGTTCATCTCCTCCTGATCTGTTATCCTTATAACCATAGCAAGGTTTTGTTAAGGCTGGATTACAGATTTTTGAAGGTTGGTAAATGAGCCGATAGACTTAGTGAGGGAGTCAGCAAATGCTTTCGGGAAGTCAGCAAATGCTTTCGGGAAGTCAGCAATTAATTGAAAAAAGTCAGCAATTAATTGAAAAAAATCAGCAATTAATTGAAAAAAATCAGCAATTATTCTTTGCAAGTCAGCAATTATTCAAAGAAGTCCGCCTTTCACCGCTCCGGTCTCCTTTAACTCAAGTCCTCTGCTTTAACCTGAATGAATAATCGGATTATCCTTCGACAGCATCCGTTTGCCAGCTGTTTTGGAGCTTACGGATAAAAATGATCTG is a window encoding:
- a CDS encoding arginase family protein, which encodes MDKKTIRLLMPQWQGGNNPNYSFGAELLAWLAPDHGQPLIEVPVQAYGGIPLENENGVYGRTQLLEQLKAARHLISAHQPDRIVMFGGDCLVEQAPFAYLNERYSGDLGLLWIDAHSDLMRIPGYDYGHTLPLGNLLGEGEKEFASFVTTPFKPENVFIAGLAEPAQQEAEIISKTLEEKGIAIPDDTELVNRLGIRTAGAKEIAESMDSVKSWIKESGIKYLAIHLDLDVLDPAAFRSLLFANPEAPYLYSPKGTMQIPRLLELMNLASKEAEVVGLGITEHMPWDAITLKSMLNSFPLLADPI